The sequence below is a genomic window from Pongo abelii isolate AG06213 chromosome 12, NHGRI_mPonAbe1-v2.0_pri, whole genome shotgun sequence.
tccagttctttCTATTCATGAGGGGAAAAGCTACTGGTAGATAGAACAACgctaaatgtaataaaaataagcaagttCCATGGGTTTATGCAGTGCCAAATGTCAAGATGGTTGTATACAGGAGAAGACGTCCAAGACACATCTCTCCCAAGTGTCCCAGAGCTCAGAACtctgtgagcactttgaggttcCCCCAGACCTCTTTCTTCCCTGGGTATGAGCCCTGCACAGTGCCCAGAAAAGAGCTGGGGTCCATAAATATGGATGGCAAACAGCTTATGTGGGTTTCTCACATGGACTTGTTTTCTTGGGGGTCTCTGTAAGGAAGCTTTTATCCCTTCCTGGGGGGCTATAGGAGTATTTTTGTTAAGATTCAATGGGTCATTTCCAAAGTAGTCACTTCTTTCTCCTCACACAAAAATGAACTGAATAAGAATAAGGATACAGTTTTCTAGTGAAAATTGGGGCCttccctgctcccagcctccAATCAAGTAAAAGCTTTTTAGAACAAATGGACTACAATATTCTGAAGTGATTTTGAATTTGGCCCTATATTTGACTCTGCGGTCTGATGAGGGACACGGAGTTAGTGGGCAGACACCATTGTTTGCACACACGGGATTGGGTACAGAGCCAGGCATGATCATCcaggaaaacaggaaggaaataGAGGCTGATGAAGGCACTGATGTTTAAGAGCTTTCTTGGTGGAGTAATAGATTTTAGGGAGGGGGTTTCTCTGCCAAGTGCTCCAGCTTAAATGGAGCCAACTGTGGAGAGGAGCTGGCGGCACTGCTCTGGGAGTCCCTTGTCTTTGGGAGGGGTGTTTCATGGCCACCTGCCTTTCATCCCCACAGCTCACAGCAACTTACAGAATTTCCAACAGTCTCCTTGGAGACttagagaaatgtgtgctgaagGTGAGGAGTCACTCAATCACTTGCAGCCAGGCGGAGGTGACTGATGTGCGAAATGTGCTCTAGTTGCAGTGGGGCTTGCAGCTGGGTATCCTCTGTGGAGAGCTTGCTGGCTCATGATAGATGAGTCACTTGTCTGTAGCAGTGGCCAGGGCTCTGGCCCAGATCCATCTCTGTTTTCTTATGTGAGTGAAGGCTGTTGTATTGCATAGTGGATGAACCACACCTGGGGATTCTAGACTTGGCCCTGCCCTCTTTTCTTGTGGAACCATGGGTCACCCATTTAtcacctctgggcctcagttttctcacatgcaaaatcaGGAttgaagccaggcacggtggctcacgcttataatttcagcactttgggaggcccaggagagcagatcacttgaggtcgggagtccaAAATggttgaaacctcatctctactaaaaatacaaaaaaattagtcaggtgtggtggctcatgcctgtaatcccaggtacttgggaggctgaagcaggaaaattgcttaaacctgggaggcggagcttgcagtgagccaagatcgcacctctgcactccagcctgggcgacagagtgagactccgtctcaaaacaaaccaacaaataacaaaaactaaaaccAGAGTCAGGGTTGGGCTTGACGGTCCCTATCAGTAGCAGAGTGCCCTGGTGTGGCACTTTGACTTGTGGATAAATAGGTTTTTCATTGCTGCAGTTTCAAACCTTCAGCTTCTCTAATATCCCCTGCCACTGATGGATTATTTCACATGAACCAGAGAGGCCATTGGGTGAGAATGCCttcatcttccctccctcccacctctgaGTGCCCTTCTGTTTCCTTCTGAGCTTCTTCCTATTTCCTCCTGTCGTCCTTCTCCTCTCTAGACCCTGAGGGGTTTCTCTTCTCTTCTAAGGCTACTTCTTCCTACTGGACTCctgacacccccacccccacccctgccctcggGAACTTgattccatctctctctctctctctctctctgtcttgctctcCGCTTCTTTTCTCATGTTCCATCTTCTTTCTCCCTCACCTCCTTATAATCCACATCCAAACAAGTCCACGTCTCCCCAAAAACTCCATGCCTCCCTTTCGGCCAAAAAGAACTCTATAGAACATCAGAAGAataattactaaaaatatatgtttaaaataagtgGCCTTAGTAGTAAGCTCTGAGAATGAGAAGGTTCATTGTCTAATAAGTTAATACAAATTAGTTGATAGTCAATGGTGACAAGAAGAGAGCGAGACAAGTTTGTACTTACATacctcaaaacaaaaactctctgaAAAAGCGGTTTGTTTGTCTCTTGACCTAACAGTTCCAGCCTAagaatataacaacaacaacaacaacaacagaaaagacaAATTCATTTGTAGTAATGGCCATTATAAAAGATGGAAGGATATTGGAGCATTTGAAGTggaaaaaaaaggatacaaaattcaTCTTGTTGTGGGACCCTCTCCCCTTTTCTAGGGCCATATGGGTATAGATGCATTGGGGGAAAAATGGCTGGGAGGAATACTTTAggaatgtcctttttttttctttttatcttttgaaatttcCTACATAAGCTCGTATTACATTTTGTTGGCAGAAAATCAGATTTATAACCATCCTTCTTCCCTCCCACGTAAGCTTCTTCCCTCCCACTTGGCCTCAGGCATTGACCTTTGGCTTGGTTCGGTCAGCTCTGCTGGGAGGGCCCCTGGGACCCTCTGTCTCCTGGCCTTGCCATGGTGAGGGTTTGGCAGTTCTCTCCCCCAGTCCCTGCAGTCCCTCTTCTCTGGCTTCTGTATCTGCCAGTTTTCTGTTCCCACCCTACGTGTTTCCCTAGtctcttgaataatttttttttttttttttttgagacagaatcttgctctgtcccccaggctagagtgcagtggtgcgatctcggctcactgcaagctccgccttccgggttcacaccattctcctgcctcagcctcccgagtagctgggactacaggtgcccgccacctctgCTTGGACCTGAGACACGATGTTCCCCAGAGTGCTGCTTTCATGGTGGTTTTCCTGGCCTGACACCTGTGAGTGATCAGACTGGGAGAGAGGATTCCCTTTCCCAGTCCTTCTTCCTGCAAGTGGCTGGCTCTGGTGTAGACAGGGGTGTCATAGGTAGCCTGCCACACAGGGTGGCTCCTCCGTTTGCCTTCTGTTTTCCCTGGTCATGGAGGGCGCCTGAGGAATCACTTCCCCTCTCGTCTGTGTTGGTGTCCTAACTTAGGTGGCCCCTTTTCCTGCTGTTCTCAACTTTGGTAGCACCTTGGTACCATCTGGGGAGCTTTGTAGTCCTGAGGCATGGGTTCCCCCTAGCAGTTTTAATGTCACCAATTGGGTGGAAGCCAGGCCTGGGAGTCTAGAAGCTCCTAGCTGAGTCTGCCGGCTGCCACACTGAGGACCTTGTCTCCTGTCTGTGTTGTGCCTCGTTGTAGATGGTCACACACATAGAGCAGCCTGTGCCTAGAGTCCTGGGCCTTGGGGCTCAGAATGGGGCCAGGCCTTCCTGCTGAGCCACCCCAGTGACACAGGCACTGATTGGCCGCTGGAGAAGCGGGAGTGAATGGCAACAAGGCCAAGTGGGAAGCCTGTGCCTGCACTGACCGCCGTACCCCAGGCCGGTCTAGCCCAAAGAGACCTCCTGCTTTGACTTTTCCTTACTGGGCTGTGCCTACCTTGTGAAAACTCCAGTAAAATTAATCCAATGGCTGCTTGGCCAGACAGTCAGGACACATTTCCTGAGCCCTGGTTTGGGCTCAGAGGTTTGGAGTCCACAGCTGGGCCTTGATCTTCTTTCCCCAGTGGTGTCCTCAGGCTGGGGTGTGGCAAGCTTGGAGAGGATGGGGAccctcactctgtggcccaaatAGAGCAATAGGgcctttttcttctgcttcagaTGATCTGTTCTCACAAAGGGAACAAGCATCCAAAAACCTCACAGAACAGCATTAGGAAATCAGGAATTGCAGCCAAAGGGATTCTTGTCCTCTGTGTGAGGCTGAGTCGGACTTCTGTGACTCATGGTTCTGTTATTCTGAGTGTTTGAGActattaaggaaattgaatttaGAGTGTTGTAATTTGTGAGAACAATGAAATAGGCTGTTCATATTCCTGTAGCATCAGCAGCAGATGAGATGGGAGGTGTTGTCTTTCAGACAGACAATTGGGAGCAGGCTATTGCCTTGTGCAGGTGTCTTGTAAGGGCTGAGGAAAGCTTCTTGAGGTCTGAGCAGTAGCTGAGAGGCCTGCAGATCCCCTGCCTCAGGAGAGGGACCCATCAGCAACTGCCAGTCCTGGGCCAGAGCCGGCGTCAGCCGTACGCCGCATGGATCCTGAGACGCCTGTGTGCTTTTGCAGCCCTGAGACTCCATGTGCTTAGTCTCCTTCTCTTCACCCCTTACCAGATATTCCCGGGGCATGTGCTGGGGTGCCTGTCCTTTCTTCTTGCATCAAGTGTGTGGTGGCAAATGAGGAAGGGGTTTTCGTATTCTCCCAGTGTGCGTTCCAGCCAGGAAGGCCAATGAACAGGAAATGCTCATGAAAAAAGTCAGATGGGGCAGGTGACATACAGGTAATTAACACCGTGGGAACATATAATGGCGAATGACAGAGAATGACTTTTATGTTTGGTGGCTGGGGAACATTTTTAGAGATGGTGTGTAAGCTGAGAGCTGAAGATGTGAGTGGTGAGAAGGGGCCAGGGAGGCAAAGGTCGGGGACGATCACCTGGTGCAGGGAGACTAAGGAGAGATTGAGCGTGGTGTTTTCAAAGAACCCCGGGGTGGCCCGAGTGGTTTTGCAATCCAGGAAAGGAGTTTGGGACATGTTCTCTGTGCATTGGGAAGCCATTGAAAGGCTGTAATCAGGACAATACGTGATCTGGTTTGCTTTAGAAAGATCTTGAGTGAGTAAATagatgagtgagtggtgagtgagagAGGCTTAGACACCAGAAGAGCTCGTGCCACCCACATGCATCACAACAGCCACGGGCACTTGGTGGTTCTGTTTGCCCTGCCCAGCTCATGTGCCCATAGGTGAAGTTTTTGCCATCAGCAGTGATCATTAAACAGTGAGATGGGTAATTGTAGCGAGGGTATTTTCTCTGTTGGTCCTAGATTGCCTAGAATCCTGATAGAAAGAATAGTTTTCCTTGAACTTACAATTCAGCAAATCCTctgtagctatttttttttggtactgtTTGAAGAGTGTACTATTTATGGACTGCAAAACAATAGATTCTAATCCAAGCTGGAGATAAAACATGACGGGGGCATAAAACATTTAAGAAGCACACATGAGGCACAACAAAGCATTATGCAACAGCTTCTTCAGGAAAATGTGCACATTTTGCATCTAGGAGCAGCTGAGAAAAGTGACACAGAGCAGAATTGTCCTAATACATAAACCTCAGGTGGTATTACGAAAGTAAATACTATATTCAGTCTTTAGGCAAAACCATCAGTACTGATTTTCGCCCATGAATGCAGTTCTGTCTTCCTGATGTGTTGGAACTACCCCCAAACAAATGCCAAATGTGagattgaaaattaaatttatagggCCCTAAGCTGTTTGGAACCGTTTTTAAGATGAGAGCTGTTCCACCTAATAGTTGCTATAGGAATAAACTGGCAGGATGAGGAAAACCCAAGAATGCCAGTTAGCAGGAGAAGATATCGGAGTTTCTGTTAGGCTAACACAGGGAGGAAATATGGAGATGGTATTATCTGCAGCACTGAGAATCACAGCCTCCAGAGACAGGAGTCAAAGTCACTGAGAACCTCAATGCCCAGGCCCTTGAGGCAGcctgtggcccagggcaggtgCCCCTCCTGCTGCTGGTCTTGGAGGGGTGGCCTGAGAACAGGGGAGATTTTACACAcctttcccactgcagcctgtgccATCGTCATATTCTGCAGGGTGTGGACACAAGTTAGCAGCAAGACAAAGTTGGCTGGCCCTGAGCTTGCCCTTGGGTTTCAGACTTGATCAGGTGCCAGTATCTCTATGGAGAACTGTGAGTACAGTTCTTGCTGTCTTTGTTGTTGGATGGCATCCTCTTTAAGTGTTTAGTCCTGTTGTCTGGGCAGCCTTGTGCTGAGGGACCCATTGCTGAACAGAGTGTGCCCAGTTCTCAGCAGATGGAATGAGAGCCCCTGCACCATCTCACGGGAAGCTCCCTTGCCGGAGCCCACTTGGGTTCTTGCCATGTGGCCTCCGTGCTCCTGGTGAATGTGTAGCTCCTGTCTCTCTAGGGTCATCTTACCGGCTGCTCTGAGGTTTTCAGAACACAGAGACAGGAGTGGAGCTGTCCGCTGCCATGGTCAAGGTGAGGCCCATGCCTGTGGTCATTCCTTCTGTCCCCAACTTGGAGACGGTGTCAACCTCTGCTGTAACCGGACCTCCCTCTTGGTGctttcatgtaatttttgtttctttgtggttTGCCTCCGGATATTCAGACCCTCAGAGTCTGGCAAAATAGTTTGCACATTAGTTCTTCCTATGTGGgttgattattttcctttctaagggtcaactagaaataaaaagtaaattaagtttttatttttattggacaAACTGCACCTCTAGCCTGACATGTTATTATAGGAACTTGGGCTATGAGGAGACAAATTTAAATCTCTATATAAAATAACTTTACGAGTTTTCATATTTGCTTCTTATCCCTTGAACTGAGACCATATTTGTTAAGATTTCTCTCTGAAGTTGGCCACAATAAATATCTtaacaaattcaggaaattcattCTAAGTCATCATTTTTGCTATAATTCCTGGACCTTCAGATTTTCTGGTTAAAGTTGCCTCAGGGGACCCTCAGATCTTTTATGGAGTTTGTAAATCCATCATGAGAGATTGAATCTAGAGTACTTAACACTTGAAATCTAGAGTACTTAACACAATCCCGGGCATCATTTACTAGTCTCAGGAAATCCTTTgagggaacaaaaaaaaaatcaccgcTATAATGAAAGTCTCTAAGCTGGCTTATTCACAAAAAACCAGTGTggtgaagcaaaaaaaaaagagcatggaTTTTTGAAATCAAGACACCTGGATTCATACTTCAGTTTTACACCTAGGACTGTGATAacattgggcaagttacttagcttctttgacttctgtttcttcatttgtgaagtGGGAGGATGCCTGCTTTGCAGGGTGGTTGTGAGGTTGACGGAGGCTGTCTTAGGCTTTTCAGGCTGCTGTAAGAAAATAACCATAAACGCAGTGGTTTAAAAGCAGCAGCAATTGATTTCCCACAGTTCTAGATGCTGGtcgtccaagatcaaggcactggcagattcgaTGTCTGGTGAAGACTGGcctcctggttcacagatggtgccttctcactgtgtcctcccaTGGTAGAGGGGACAAGGCAACTGTCCGAGGCCTCTTTAGTAAGGCACTaaacccattcatgagaactccaccctCACGACCCAGTCACCTCCCCAAAGGCCTCAGCTCCTAATAGCATTaccttggaggttaggatttAATATATGACTTTTAGGATGACACatacattcagtccattgcatacTCCAAGGAATATCATGCCTAACAGGATGGCTGGAAAGTGTAGATGTTTCACCACTGTAGTACCCTCCAGCCTTCCTTTCCACACACAGCCAGTGTATCTCCCTGCACTTGTCTCATTTGACCTGTGGAGTTAATGTGCCTGGTGGAATTGCCCTGGCTCGTCCTAAGGCTGGATGTCTCTGCTCAGATGGACTGGGAGGCAGTGGAGATGCCGGGGTAGAGATGATACCTGAGCCTGGAGAGCCTCACTTGCTCTGAGTTGAACTGCAGTCATATGTCCTGGCTCATCCATGTGCTTATGTTCTGACAGCGATGCTGGGGGTGTCTTCCTTCCATTTGGTGACACAGGCTTGATGCTAGGACCCCTCTGACTTAGGGCTCCAGGCCAATGCTGCAGCTCAGCCTTGAGGAAGAGTTCCCAGAGCATGAGGAGGACTCATGTTGGAGGATGCTGGTTAGTTTCTTTCTGGTCAAACCCTCACTTTTTGAGATGATGTGACATCTTTCCTGTAGTCACAACTACATTCAActctaaaactattttaatttttcattttcccatgTTTGGGGAATTGTAATCCCATGGGTGTATGGATATTATCCAGAGACATGAAACATGGAGTTTGGGTTTGCAGAGGACAAGGAAGCTATGAGATAAGGGAGAACAGAATGAAGTCACATGCCACACAGATGCCCACAGATTATGTGCTGCAGTGAGTCCTTCATGTGCTGCAGTCAGTGACACACCAAGGATGGCTTTCAAGGGCTTTCCTGAGCCCTTTCTCCAAATCTCCGAAGCCCCCTCCCTGAACTTCGTTAGTCTCCAGATCAGTTTATTTCCTAAGTAACCTAGCACACTTGTGCAAGACCAACTGAGCTTCCCAGACGAGCCCTGCACATCATGGCTCCTGACCGTTCCTCTGAGGACACTTCCTGGAAGTTTTTGTGCAAAACCATTCTTCTTCCCACCTTAGACAGGCATGGGTGGTCACGTGTCAGTCCAGCCCGCTATGCTCTTCCTGTGCAGAAACTCTTGCCTGGTTACACTTGGCAGCTGCTCTTTATAAACAAAGGTGTGAGTGTCCTTAACACCTCACAGTTGACGGACTGGCTGTGTTAGCTCTTCCTTTTGTTAGTTTCTGATTGCCAGTGAAGGAGAACATCTTCTGTATGTTTTTCCCTGTATCAGTTAGGATTTGCTGTATAACAGACAACCCAAAACTTAAAGGCTTAAAAATAGTACCcgtttatttagctcacagttctgtgtGTTGGCTGGGATTACTGGGGCAGCAAGGATGGCCTGGGTTCCTCTCCACATGGTCTCTTATTCCCCAAAGGCTAGCCTGGGCATCTTCATTTGGTGGACTGAGAGTCCCAGTAAGCAACAAGAAAAGGCAGCCTCCAATGTGCAAGCGCTTTTTAAACCTCCATCTGCATCGTAATTGTTGTTGTCTCATTAGCCAGAGGAAGTCACAGGGCTGCCAAATCTAGAGGCAACCTTGGATGGAATATTCCAAGGGCCTGGATCCAGGGAACATGAATCAATTGGAGGCTGTTACTGTACAATCCACCTTAAAGTCCACTGcctgttttcttttgattgttgatcttttattttaggaggagttttttaaatatattctggatattaattctttCATTGCTATGTAAGTTGATTTCAGATGAATAGGAGTTCTTACTTTTAATAAACAAGGTCACTTCTCTCAATCCTTTTCTGATGTGCTcattttggctattgttttaaaaatcttccccACCCTTGAAGCCGTACAGATATTCTTCTTATTGTTTCCTGAAAGTTTTATGGTTTTGCCTCTTGTGGTTATGTGTTACcgctctcatttttttccttttggtaggATAATTGAGAAGTGTTTTTATTAGGTAAGCTCCATTTTCTCACCGCATCAAAGTCATTTATGCAGGCCTGCTCTGCAAGTGGCATTTTCcacatggaattaaatggatgTTACTACCCTGTAGTTAATTCCAGTCTAAGACAATTGCAATGCAGACAGAAACCTTGAGACATTAATCGACCAAACATGTATATTAAATAGGTTTGAATATTCAAGTGCAAGCAAATAATTAGTACACTTGGTGAGTGAACAGAAAAATGAAgtattgcatttctttcctttccttctttccttcttcctttccttcttttccttcttcctttcctcctttccttccttctttccttcctttctttctgtctttgtttctctctctcttctctctttctctctttctttctttcttttcttgtcttgctctgtcacccaggctgggatgcagcctccaactcctgagcctaagtgatcctcccacctcagcctcctgagtagctgggactataggtgcatgccaccatgcccagataatttttaatttttttgtagagaccacagctcactatgttgcctaggctggttttaaactcctggcttcaagcaatttccctgtcttggcctctcaaaggattgattacaggtgtgggccgcCGTGGCACGCCTGGCCAAGAACTACATTCGTTAACTTCAGCTAAGCAAAACCTCCACTCCTACCCAGTTCTTTCTTCAGGTTTCTGTTGAAAAGTTATTTGGTAAAAGAAGAGGGCCTGAGCAGTGATTTTTAAGATGGAGGGAAGGAAACCTAACACATAATCTTCACAAAAATCCCCAAGCAAGTTGGTATTATTGCCATGACTCCATGAGAAAACCAAAGCTCAGAGGAGGCTGCTAGAGACTTGTCCGAGGGGATGGGTGGTCGGTGTTCCAGCCAGATCAGACTGAGCTGTGGTATCTGCCTGTTCCTTGGGTATCTGGAGAATCGTTGAGCAAGGAACCCTTCCCTCCTGCAGcagatctctttttcttttcttttccttttttttttttttttttttttttttgagacagagtcttgctgtgtcacccaggctggagtacagtggtgcgatctcagctcactgcaagctccgccttccgggttcatgccattctcctgcctcagcgtcctgagtagctgggactacaggcgcctgccaccgcacccggctaattttttgtattatttatttatttattttattttattttattttttttagtggagacagggtttcactgtgttagccaggatggtctcgatctcctgacctcatgatccaccttccttggcctcccaaagtgctgggattacaggcatgagccaccgcgcccggcctgcaccAGATCTCTTTCTACAAAGTTTTAAGTCagtgaaatataaatgaaaacttgTTATTTTTACCATGATTGACATCAGTGTTTTTGAGGGCAAAACAGTaggtgttcctttttttttttttttgtctaattagaattcttgtttttatctgtcCTTAAGGTTTTCTCTGTCCTTAAGGTTTTTCTCCACTCCTAGGAATGTTTCTTAAGGTTTTGATATAATTCGGGAATTTGTGTTTAGGGAAAGGCACGTGAACCAAGTTACGAGAATTTTTAGAACTTTGGAAGCCCTGGGGAAGACATCTCACCCATTGCCGGTCGGACAGAGCCAACGTGGGGGCTTCTAAACATGCACGAGCTAACAGTCTCCATCAGCTCTGAATTCACTTTTGAGCTTAGCAATGTAAGCTTGTATTATATACGACTTCGTTTCTTCATGAAACGATCATCATAATAAATTTTGATATACTCGGAAAACTTACcaggtttaaatatttattattattattaaaataaatggaataatcaTGGACTGGATTTTGAAGGATCTAGAATTTGAccgtttttctttttcaaaacatgataaatacagaaaaacctttaaaaaaataataacagtaataataataataataataataataataatagtggtaTGTTTCCTGGGCTAAATTTAGAAAACTTTTGAGTCTGAGGCAAATatggaaaacatatttatatcAAAGGAGGACCTAGAAGCAAACTACTATAACTTGCCAAATTCAACTTCTATGTTTGTTATAATTTAGTAATTAgctattttaggaaaaaaaagtgcTTCAATAGGGAATTAGGATTTTCAGAATTTTGAAGCCCTGGGAAATAATTACATCCAGTGCTGTTTAGgtagaacaaaaaatcaaatcactTACCTGGAGTAAATCCAAAAAAGtgaaaccattttaaaaattatctttttaaatttctaaactaACATTGTTTAGGCATATACATTGCATTCTGTATagcttttttttcaaattattaatgtttttatttatttatttttttttgagattgagtctcactctatcgcccaggctggagtgcagtggcatgatctcagctcatggcaacctctgcctcctaggttcaagtgattcccctgcctcagcctcccacagtagatgggattacaggcgtctgccaccatgcctggctaatttttttatttttagtagagatggggtttcaccatcttggccaggctggtctcgaactccttatcttgggttatccacccgcctgagcctcccaaagtgctgggattaattacaggcgtgagccaccacgcctggcccaaattaTCTTTAATAAAGAATTAGAGAGACGCAAGACACCGTGGCTGCTGGAGGAGCATGAGGGAGGCCGTGCATTCGGTTCCAAGGCATCTGTGAGCGCATGAAGTAGACACCATGAGCAAAGCTGACCCTCCTGAGTTGAAAAAATTTATGGACAAGAAGTTGTCATTGAAATTAAATGGTGGCAGACATGTCCAAGGAATATTGTGGTCATTTGATCCCTTTATGAATCTTGTGATAGATGAATGTGTGGAGATGGTGACTGGTGGGCAACAGAACAATATTGGAATGGTGGTAATAGGAAATAGTATCATCATGTTAGAAGCCTTGGAACGAGTATAAATAATGGCTGTTCAGCAGAGAAACCCATGTCCTCTCTTCATAGGGTCTATTTTACTATGATGTAAAAATTAGGTCATGTACATTTTCATATTAGACTTTTTGTTAAATAAACTTTTGTAATAgtcaaaaaaagaattagatatactaaaaaataccaagtatttaatatttttaataacaattttCTAATCCCTTTAAAGTACATAATGAGTTTTAAGAGGATGGGTTCCAGGGTTCTAGACTTTGAGTTCTCAACCTTATGTTCTTAAATCAGCAAAAGTACCCcccaaataaaataagataaaactttTACTGaacacaatggctcacgcctataatcccaccactttgggaggccaaggcaggaggatcacttgagccaaggagttagagatcagcctgtgcaacatagtgagatgccatctctacaaaaaatacaaaaattagctgggtggggtgtcacaggcctgtagtctcagctactcaggaggctgaggttggaggatggattgcttaagcctgggaggcagaggttgcagtgaaccaagattgcaccactgcactccagcccaggtgacacagtgagaccctgtctcagaggagaaaaaaaaaagaaaaaaactttcaacattataatttaaaaagatgttttaggcttaatttagaaagtttacatTGTTCAACAGAAGCCGAGTTTATTTTCAGAGGAGTATTTGGGTGCAAACTCTCAAAATTTTCTGAACTTAATGTTTACTTCTGAAACTGCTTCCTCAGGCTTATTTTATAAGCTTTGTCTTCTTACAGGCCTTCAGATTTAGCTTTATCATGGGTTGATCAGCTGTCCTGGTGTTCCTGGGACTGAGGAGTTTCTTGGGATGTGGGACTCTCAG
It includes:
- the LOC112132073 gene encoding small nuclear ribonucleoprotein G-like; this encodes MSKADPPELKKFMDKKLSLKLNGGRHVQGILWSFDPFMNLVIDECVEMVTGGQQNNIGMVVIGNSIIMLEALERV